The sequence below is a genomic window from candidate division WOR-3 bacterium.
AAATGGCAAACTACTTAAAGGAAGTTGATCCTTATAAACATATGATTACAACAAGTGTAAGAGATAAAGAAATAATAGAACTATGGGAGATTGAAAATATAGATGTTATTCAACTTCATATCTATGGTTCTACTGAGGAAATGAGAGAGATCCTCTTGAGAGACACCAAGAAATTTAAAAAGCCTGTTATTGTAGGAGAATTTGCTGTTGGAGATAGAGGTCCAGGAAGAGATTTCTCTTTTGAGTTTTATGAGAGTGCATTCCATGATGGCTTGTGGGAAGGAATTTTTTCTCCCACTCCTATTGTACCTCTTTCATGGTGGTGGGAATGGTTTTATCAAAAGGATCTTTTTTTTCACCTTAAAGGAGCCTCTATGTTCGTTTCTCTAATGTTGGAAAGCGGAGGAGATTTTGAGGAGATTTTTGTGGATGTTAAAGATAAAGAAGTGGGAGTGATAGCCCTTAAGTCTGGAAATGAGATATTTTTATGGTTCAAAAACTTGGGAAATAAAGATAAAAATAGTGTAGTTATTGATCTACCTGATTTGGATTATCCATTATACCTTCTTAGGTACTATAACCCTTGGCTTTGTGAATTTTCTGAAGATAGAGAGGTTAATATTTTGAATAATGAATTAAGATTAGAGAATATTTCTCTGAAAATTGGAAAAGACATAGCTGTTTGGCTTAGGCCAAATATTTGAGTGGAGAGTACTGATGCCTGCTAATTTACCTCAAATTTATCATAAAATAGAAGCAAGGCTCAAATTTGCAACAACGCCTGAGGAGAAAATTTCTATTTTGAAAGAAATGCTTGCTGTGATGCCAAAGCATAAAGGGACAGATGGTTTACGAGCAGAATTAAATAGCAAAATAGCAAAATTGAAAAAAGAAGCAAAGAAAAAACCTCAGGTTCAACGTCTTGATATATATAATGTTCCAAAGTTAGGAGTTGCACAGGTAGTTCTTATGGGTCCTCCAAATTCTGGAAAATCAACCCTCCTTTCTTACCTTACGAACGCAAAACCAGAAATAGCAGCTTATCCTTTTACGACGCAAAAACCGAATGTTGGTATGATTGAGTTCGAAAATATCCAAATACAACTTGTAGATACTCCTCCTCTTTGTGAAAGTTTTCACCCTCCTTGGCTTTTTGCGCTTGGGAGAAGTGCAGATATTATTATAGGGATGATAGATGGAAGGAGTGGAAGCCCGGAGGGAGAGCTTAATTCTCTTCTGAATAGATTAGAAGAGGGTAGCATCTTTCTTCAGTCTAAAGATATTTATAAAGGAGAAGAATTGATGAAGAAAAATGGCTTTATTGTGGTTTCTGGAGGTGAAAGAAAAATTATTGAGAATTTGGAAAAATTATATGGAGCGAGATTAGATATATGGCACTTTAGTTTAACTTCGGATCCTCAACCATTGAAGAAGAAGATTTATGATTCTCTTCATATCATAAGAATTTATACTAAACCTCCAAGGAAGGAAGCGGATTTTACAGAGCCAATCGTTCTTCCTGAAAATTCTACAGTTCTTGATGCTGCTTATGAAATTCATAGAGATTTTGCAGAAAAAATGAAATATGCAAAATTATGGAGGGGGAGTAATAATCCTAGGCAAGTAGGTCCGGAAGAGATTTTGAAGGAAGGGGATATAATAGAATTTCATAACAAATGAAAGTGTTTTTCGCTCTTGACTTTTTGAAAAGCCCTGGTAATATTGAGAATAGAAGGAGGGTTAGTCTAATTGGTAAGGCACCGGATTTGAAATCCGGCGGGTTTTATAAACCCTTGGGGGTTCGAGTCCCTCACCCTCCGTTGGAGAGGTGGCCGAGTGGCCGAAGGCAACCGATTGCTAATCGGTTGAGGGGTCAAAAGCTCCTCCCAGGGTTCGAATCCCTGCCTCTCCGTTAGAAAGGAGAAAAATGCGGAAATTTGCTTTTTTTACATTTTTTTTATTATTTTCTTTTAACTGTAAAGGGAGGTCAGAAATGGTGAGAAAACCAGTTTTCGCTGGAAGCTTCTATCCCAGAGATTCTTCCCTACTTTCTGGAACAATTGATCAATATTTAAATCAAGCTGAGGTTAAAGTGGAAGAAGAAATTTTTGGATTAGTATCTCCTCACGCAGGTTATGATTATAGTGGCCTTGTAGCAGCTTTCGGTTATAAAGCATTGAAAGGGAAAAATAAAAAACTTGTGATACTTTTAGGACCATCCCATCGTTACTATGTTAAAGGCTTTTCAGTTTATGGAGGAGGTAAATGGGAAACACCTCTGGGGGTGGTGGAGATAGATAATGATTTTGCTTCAAGGATTGTTAGTCAGAGTAAATTGATAATTA
It includes:
- a CDS encoding GTPase encodes the protein MPANLPQIYHKIEARLKFATTPEEKISILKEMLAVMPKHKGTDGLRAELNSKIAKLKKEAKKKPQVQRLDIYNVPKLGVAQVVLMGPPNSGKSTLLSYLTNAKPEIAAYPFTTQKPNVGMIEFENIQIQLVDTPPLCESFHPPWLFALGRSADIIIGMIDGRSGSPEGELNSLLNRLEEGSIFLQSKDIYKGEELMKKNGFIVVSGGERKIIENLEKLYGARLDIWHFSLTSDPQPLKKKIYDSLHIIRIYTKPPRKEADFTEPIVLPENSTVLDAAYEIHRDFAEKMKYAKLWRGSNNPRQVGPEEILKEGDIIEFHNK